The DNA sequence AAACTACTCCAGAGCAAGTTATGAACTCATGGATGAACTCCCAAGGGCATAGACAAAATATACTTAATGGTCAGTTTGACACGATAGGTGTTGGGTTTTATCGTGGTGCTTGGGTACAACTATTTATTAGAGCAAGATAAAAAATAAATTGGAAATAAGAAAGCACCTCTAAATTGGGGTGCTTTCCTTAGTATAAAATAATAAGTGGTGCGACCAACTAGATAACTAATGAATTTGCTTTCTTTTTTCGCACTATTAGCTACTCTGTGTGATAAGATGTTGGTAAATACATATTCGTTAGGTAGGTTTTAAGATGGCCTCTATACTATTAACAACTTTATTTATTATTAACATCCTCTTTGCAATTGTCATCATATTTATTGAAAGAAAAGATGCTTCTGCTACTTGGGCATGGTTAATGATTTTATTTTTTATCCCTTTTTTGGGCTTTATTATTTATTTATTCCTTGGACAAAATTTAACGAGAAGGAGATTGTTTGATTGGGAAGGAATACGCAAAATAGGAATTGAAAATTTAATAAAGGAACAAATCAGGCAAATTAAGAATAAAAACCATACATTTAATAATCCAATTGTTGACCAATACCGTGACCTAATCTTTATGCATTTAGTAAACAACGACTCTATCCTTACGAAAGGTAATGACATAAATATTTTAGTTGACGGGGAGAACAAGTTTAATGAACTCCTTGCTGATATTGTCGCAGCTAAACGATTTATTCATATACAATATTACATATTCAAAAATGATGAATTAGGTTCAAAAATAATTAATTTACTTGTTGAAAAAGCTAAACAAGGTGTAAAAGTAAGAGTATTGTACGACGAATTAGGTTCTAGAAAGCTAAAGAGAAAACATTTTTCAGAGCTAGAGGCTGTTGGAGGAGAGGTTGGTGTCTTCTTCCCTTCAAAGCTTGCATTAATTAACATTAGGTTAAATTATAGAAATCATCGTAAGCTAGTAGTGATTGATGGTGTTGTTGGATATATTGGAGGGTTCAACGTAGGAGATGAATATTTAGGGAAATCCAAAAAATTTGGTTATTGGAAAGATACTCATCTAAGGATAAAAGGTCCAGCAGTTGATGCTATACAAACGAGATTTATTCTAGATTGGAATCAAGCTTCAAAGCGTTATCAAATTGATTATCATGAAGATTATTTTCCTAAGAAACAATATAACGGCACAGCAGCTATCCAAATCGTATCAAGCGGACCAGATTCCGAGTGGGAGCAAATTAAAAATGGATATATAAAAATGATTATGTCGGCAAAGGATTCAATCTTTATACAAACCCCATATTTTATACCAGATCAAAGCCTACTTGATGCACTTCGCATTGCTGCATTGTCGGGAAAAGATGTAAGAGTTATGATACCGAATAAGCCAGATCACCCATTTGTTTATTGGGCTACACTTTCCCATGTTGGTGAAATATTAAAAACGGGTGCTAAGGTTTATATTTATGAAAAAGGTTTTATTCATGCTAAAAAAATAATAGTAGATAAGCAAATAAGTTCTGTTGGAACTGCTAATATAGATATTCGTAGCTTTAAATTGAACTTTGAAGTGAACGCTTTTATATACGATGTGAAAACATCAGAGGCACTTGCTTTTTATTTTGAAAATGATATCGCTGATAGTACGGAGCTAACATTGGAATTATATCATAATCGATCGAGGACGATTAGATTTAAGGAATCGATATCGAGATTACTGTCTCCTATATTATAGCAGTCCCATCAGCTATTAAACCACACACCGAGCGCCCACTATAAGAAATCTTATTATAGTGGGCTTAAGGCACTGCGTCGACTCTGCACATTGCATAGAGGTACGTTCCCTTACTCAATGTTAATAAATGCCTTAGTTATTTCATTGTAACCATAGCCTTTACGGTTCCATAAGGCACTTTCCGGTTGAAAGCGACCATAAGAATCCTCAGCTTGAACTAATATGACATAATGCCCTTTCCTTTTAAAATGCCAAAGGAGCGACCATTGAACCCATGTATATGATTCAGTATTTGTAGATTTATTTAAATAAGCTGTTTGCCATGTCTGCCCTTCATCAACACTAACACGAACGGACTTTACTACTCCTTCACCTGTCCATGCAATACCTTTTATAAGATGTTTACTACTAGATAAAGTTGCATAATTTATAGGAGATTGAATAATACTATTAACATTTATTGAAGTAACAGGTTTTACATTAGCGTGATTAGGCGGGAGAGGATAATACATATAGTCTTCCGATTGGAATTGTCCATTAAATTTATTTTTAATAACAGTTATCTCAGAAAGCCATTTCACAGAGGCCATTCCATACCATTGTGGTACGATGAGACG is a window from the Evansella cellulosilytica DSM 2522 genome containing:
- the cls gene encoding cardiolipin synthase — translated: MASILLTTLFIINILFAIVIIFIERKDASATWAWLMILFFIPFLGFIIYLFLGQNLTRRRLFDWEGIRKIGIENLIKEQIRQIKNKNHTFNNPIVDQYRDLIFMHLVNNDSILTKGNDINILVDGENKFNELLADIVAAKRFIHIQYYIFKNDELGSKIINLLVEKAKQGVKVRVLYDELGSRKLKRKHFSELEAVGGEVGVFFPSKLALINIRLNYRNHRKLVVIDGVVGYIGGFNVGDEYLGKSKKFGYWKDTHLRIKGPAVDAIQTRFILDWNQASKRYQIDYHEDYFPKKQYNGTAAIQIVSSGPDSEWEQIKNGYIKMIMSAKDSIFIQTPYFIPDQSLLDALRIAALSGKDVRVMIPNKPDHPFVYWATLSHVGEILKTGAKVYIYEKGFIHAKKIIVDKQISSVGTANIDIRSFKLNFEVNAFIYDVKTSEALAFYFENDIADSTELTLELYHNRSRTIRFKESISRLLSPIL